Sequence from the Saccharopolyspora pogona genome:
GTGGCCGGGTCCGCCAGTACACGGCACGTCTGCGCCCGCGCGGTCGCCGAGACACCGGTACCGGTGTCCACGTGGTCCACGGTCACGGTGAACGCCGTGCCGTGCGCGTCCTGGTTGTCGGCCACCATCGGCGGAAGCCCGAGCCCGTCGGCCCGCTCGGAGGTCATCGGCGTGCAGACGATGCCGGTCGTGTGCGCGACGAGAAAGGCCATCTGCTCAGGCGTCACGCTCTCGGCGGCCAGAATCAGGTCGCCCTCGTTCTCCCGGTCGTGGTCGTCCACGACCACGACCATGCGTCCCGCGGCCAGCGCGTCCACTGCGGCCCGCACGCTCTCCGCCGAGGTCGCCGCACGGTTCCTCAGTCCTGTCGCGGTGGTCATGCCGAATCTCCCTGTTCCCGAATCACCCAGCGATGCTACTTACCGATAACATTTTCAGGGCTCATGCGAAGACTTGACGTCGTGATTGACGCGTCTTACGTTACTCGTCAATAACATTTAAGGGAAGGGTAGACATGGACTTCTTCCTCATGACCGGCAACCCGGCCCGTGGAGGCGTGCGATGACTCCCGACGCGGACTCCTTGTCCTTCGAGCCGCTGACCCCGACGTCGTACCTGGAACGAGCCGCAGCGGCGCACGGAGATCGGGTCGCGGTGGTGGATGGGCGGTCCCAGTGGACCTACGCGGAGCTGCACGACCGGTGCCAGCGGCTCGCGGGCGGACTCGCGCCGCTGGCCGGAGGTCGTCCAGTGGCGGTGCTGGCACCGAACACCCACGTGGTGCTGGAGGCGCACTACGGGGTGCCGTGGACAGGAGTGCCACTGGTCGCGGTGAACACCCGGCTGGCCGCGGACGAGGTCGCCTACATCCTGGCGCACTCCCGCGCCGCCGTGCTGATCCACGACCCGTCGTTCGACGCGCTGGTGGATGAGGTGCTCGCCCGGATGGACGCCCCGCCACACCGGATCCGGTCGGGACAGGAGTACGAGGACCTGCTGGCCGCGGCGCAGCCGCTGCACCGGACCCCGGCCGACGAGCGGTCGCTGCTGTCGATCAACTACACGTCGGGGACCACTGGCCGCCCGAAGGGCGTGATGTACCACCACCGGGGCGCGTTCCTGCAGGCCTTGGCGATGGTGGGGCATACCGGGCTGACGCCGTCGAGTGTGCACCTGTGGACGCTGCCGATGTTCCACTGCAACGGATGGACGTTCCCGTGGGCGGTGACCGCAGCGGCCGCTACGCACATCTGTCTGTCCAAAGTAGACCCTACGGAGATCTGGCGGCTGCTGCGGGAGGAGGGCGTCACGCACCTCAACGGGGCACCGACCGTGCTGTCGATGATCGCGTACGCCCGCGAGGCCGAGCCGCTTGAGCACACGGTGCGGATCGCCACCGGTGGTGCGCCGCCGTCGCCGTCGATTCTGCGGCGAACGACGGAGCTGGGGTTCGATGTCACGCACCTGTACGGACTGACCGAGACCTACGGACCCGCCATGCTGTGCGACTGGCGCCCGGAATGGAACGACCGTGACGCCGAAGCGCGGGCGCGGCTCAAGGCGCGCCAGGGCGTAGGGAACATGATCGCCTGCGTTCCGCGGGTCATCGCGGAGGACGGTACGGACGTCCCAGCGGACGGGATCACCACAGGGCAGATCGCGTTGCGCGGCAACAACCTCATGCTCGGCTACCTCGACGACCCGGAGGCCACCCTGGCGGCGGTGCCGGACGGCTGGTTCCGGACCGGGGACATCGGCGTCGTGCACCCCGACGGGTACGTGGAGCTGCGCGACCGCTCGAAGGACGTGATCATCTCCGGTGGAGAGAACATCGCGTCGGTCGAGGTGGAGCAGGCGATCATGGACCATCCGGCGGTGCTGGAGGTCGCGGTGATCGCGGTGCCGGACGAGCGCTGGGGTGAGGTCCCCGCCGCCTACGTGACGCTGCACGACGGGGCCACCGCTACTGAGGCGGAGCTCATCGAGCACGTGAAGGGCAGGCTGGCCCGGTTCAAGGCGCCGAAAACGGTCGTGTTCGCCGAGCTGCCGAAGACCTCCACCGGGAAGATCCAGAAGTTCGTGTTGCGGGACAAGGCCTGGACCGGGAGCGAAAAACGCATCAGGTGAACGAGGAAACGCGGGGGCGGCACGATCGTGCCGCCCCCGCGTTGGGGAGTCCCCTTATTACGGCTCCTTCCGTGGTTCCGGGATGGTGTCGTCCGGCG
This genomic interval carries:
- a CDS encoding acyl--CoA ligase family protein, with product MTPDADSLSFEPLTPTSYLERAAAAHGDRVAVVDGRSQWTYAELHDRCQRLAGGLAPLAGGRPVAVLAPNTHVVLEAHYGVPWTGVPLVAVNTRLAADEVAYILAHSRAAVLIHDPSFDALVDEVLARMDAPPHRIRSGQEYEDLLAAAQPLHRTPADERSLLSINYTSGTTGRPKGVMYHHRGAFLQALAMVGHTGLTPSSVHLWTLPMFHCNGWTFPWAVTAAAATHICLSKVDPTEIWRLLREEGVTHLNGAPTVLSMIAYAREAEPLEHTVRIATGGAPPSPSILRRTTELGFDVTHLYGLTETYGPAMLCDWRPEWNDRDAEARARLKARQGVGNMIACVPRVIAEDGTDVPADGITTGQIALRGNNLMLGYLDDPEATLAAVPDGWFRTGDIGVVHPDGYVELRDRSKDVIISGGENIASVEVEQAIMDHPAVLEVAVIAVPDERWGEVPAAYVTLHDGATATEAELIEHVKGRLARFKAPKTVVFAELPKTSTGKIQKFVLRDKAWTGSEKRIR